From the genome of Eucalyptus grandis isolate ANBG69807.140 chromosome 2, ASM1654582v1, whole genome shotgun sequence, one region includes:
- the LOC104432587 gene encoding pectin acetylesterase 10 isoform X1, which yields MVGLTLIYGAAAKGAVCLDGSLPGYHLHRGYGSGANSWLIQLEGGGWCDTIRNCVYRKKTRRGSSTYMERQIPFTGILSNKAAENPDFFNWNRVKIRYCDGASFSGDSQNQAAQLYFRGQRIWSAAMEELMSKGMRYANQALLSGCSAGGVASILHCDEFRNLFSGYTRVKCLSDGGMFLDAMDVSGRRTLRRMFRGVVNLQGVQKNLPGSCTNRLNPTLCFFPQHLIGTVKTPLFLVNAAYDTWQVLASLAPPSADPRGYWSRCRKNHAYCTAPQINFLQDFRYQMLRALTSFSRSSKNGLFINSCFSHCQTERQDTWFAPVSPHIRNKGIAESVGNWYFNRGGAKAIDCPYPCDNTCHNLVFR from the exons ATGGTGGGTCTTACTCTTATTTATGGTGCTGCTGCCAAGG GTGCAGTCTGTCTTGATGGGAGCTTACCAGGTTATCACCTCCACCGAGGATACGGATCGGGTGCTAATAGTTGGCTCATTCAGTTGGAG GGAGGAGGATGGTGTGATACAATCAGAAACTGTGTTTACCGTAAGAAGACACGCCGTGGTTCGTCCACATACATGGAGCGGCAGATTCCCTTTACTGGGATATTGAGCAACAAAGCTGCTGAAAATCCTG ATTTTTTCAATTGGAACAGAGTCAAAATCCGTTACTGTGACGGAGCTTCTTTTAGTGGGGACAGTCAAAATCAG GCAGCACAATTATATTTTCGAGGACAACGCATTTGGTCAGCTGCAATGGAAGAGTTGATGTCGAAAGGAATGCGCTATGCTAATCAG GCTCTTCTTTCTGGGTGTAGTGCGGGCGGCGTGGCTTCTATACTGCACTGCGATGAATTCCGAAATCTTTTCTCTGGTTACACAAGAGTCAAGTGCCTCAGTGACGGTGGAATGTTCCTCGACGC GATGGATGTGTCGGGGAGGCGCACTTTAAGAAGGATGTTCAGAGGAGTGGTTAACCTACAG GGAGTTCAAAAGAACCTTCCGGGGAGCTGTACCAATCGTCTGAATCCTACCTTA TGCTTCTTTCCACAGCATCTGATTGGCACTGTCAAGACTCCCTTGTTTCTCGTGAATGCAGCTTACGATACCTGGCAG GTCTTGGCAAGCCTAGCTCCTCCATCGGCTGATCCTCGTGGCTACTGGAGTCGATGCAGAAAGAACCATGCCTATTGTACCGCCCCACAGATTAATTTTCTGCAAG ATTTTCGGTATCAAATGCTGAGAGCCCTCACCAGCTTCTCGAGGTCCAGCAAGAACGGACTCTTCATAAATTCTTGCTTCTCTCATTGCCAGACCGAGAGGCAGGACACATGGTTTGCCCCCGTGTCGCCTCACATTAGAAACAAG GGCATCGCAGAGTCGGTCGGGAACTGGTATTTCAATCGAGGCGGCGCCAAGGCCATCGACTGTCCCTACCCTTGCGACAATACCTGCCACAATCTGGTGTTCCGCTGA
- the LOC104432587 gene encoding pectin acetylesterase 10 isoform X2 — translation MERQIPFTGILSNKAAENPDFFNWNRVKIRYCDGASFSGDSQNQAAQLYFRGQRIWSAAMEELMSKGMRYANQALLSGCSAGGVASILHCDEFRNLFSGYTRVKCLSDGGMFLDAMDVSGRRTLRRMFRGVVNLQGVQKNLPGSCTNRLNPTLCFFPQHLIGTVKTPLFLVNAAYDTWQVLASLAPPSADPRGYWSRCRKNHAYCTAPQINFLQDFRYQMLRALTSFSRSSKNGLFINSCFSHCQTERQDTWFAPVSPHIRNKGIAESVGNWYFNRGGAKAIDCPYPCDNTCHNLVFR, via the exons ATGGAGCGGCAGATTCCCTTTACTGGGATATTGAGCAACAAAGCTGCTGAAAATCCTG ATTTTTTCAATTGGAACAGAGTCAAAATCCGTTACTGTGACGGAGCTTCTTTTAGTGGGGACAGTCAAAATCAG GCAGCACAATTATATTTTCGAGGACAACGCATTTGGTCAGCTGCAATGGAAGAGTTGATGTCGAAAGGAATGCGCTATGCTAATCAG GCTCTTCTTTCTGGGTGTAGTGCGGGCGGCGTGGCTTCTATACTGCACTGCGATGAATTCCGAAATCTTTTCTCTGGTTACACAAGAGTCAAGTGCCTCAGTGACGGTGGAATGTTCCTCGACGC GATGGATGTGTCGGGGAGGCGCACTTTAAGAAGGATGTTCAGAGGAGTGGTTAACCTACAG GGAGTTCAAAAGAACCTTCCGGGGAGCTGTACCAATCGTCTGAATCCTACCTTA TGCTTCTTTCCACAGCATCTGATTGGCACTGTCAAGACTCCCTTGTTTCTCGTGAATGCAGCTTACGATACCTGGCAG GTCTTGGCAAGCCTAGCTCCTCCATCGGCTGATCCTCGTGGCTACTGGAGTCGATGCAGAAAGAACCATGCCTATTGTACCGCCCCACAGATTAATTTTCTGCAAG ATTTTCGGTATCAAATGCTGAGAGCCCTCACCAGCTTCTCGAGGTCCAGCAAGAACGGACTCTTCATAAATTCTTGCTTCTCTCATTGCCAGACCGAGAGGCAGGACACATGGTTTGCCCCCGTGTCGCCTCACATTAGAAACAAG GGCATCGCAGAGTCGGTCGGGAACTGGTATTTCAATCGAGGCGGCGCCAAGGCCATCGACTGTCCCTACCCTTGCGACAATACCTGCCACAATCTGGTGTTCCGCTGA
- the LOC104432589 gene encoding conserved oligomeric Golgi complex subunit 4 — protein MASPLSLAPLEEPPEDALSSIHFGAPEALARVRSLTDVGAMTRLLHECIAYQRALDLDLDALLSRRADLDRHLLHLQRSSAVLDIVRSDSDHMLSNVRATSLLADQVSGKVRELDLAQSRVGDTLLHLDAIVERNECIEGARRALDREDYESAAKCVERFLQIDAKYGRDPRGWDQMMASKKQLEGIVRKRLAAAVDQRDHATVLRFIRLYCPLGLEDEGLQAYVGYLKKVIGMRSRIEFEQLVELMQDQHNNQVNFVGCLTNLFKDIVLAIEENNEILKSLCGEDGIVYAICELQEECDSRGSQILKKYMEYRKLGKISSEINSQNLNLLAVGAPQGPDPREIELYLEEILSLMQLGEDYTEFMLSKIKGLTSVDPDLLPRATKAFRSGSFSKVVQEITGYYVILEGFFMVENARKAIRIDEHVPDSLTSSMVDDVFYVLQSCLRRAISTSNISSVVAVLSGASSLLSNEYHEALQMRMREPNLGARLFLGGVGVQKTGTEIATALNNMDVSSEYVVKLKHEIEEQCTQVFPAPADRERVKSCLSELSEMSNTFKQALNGGMEQLVATVTPRIRPVLDSVATISYELSEAEYADNEINDPWVQRLLHAVETNVAWLQPLMTANNYDSFVHFVIDFIVKRLEVIMMQKRFSQLGGLQLDRDARALVSHFSSMTQRTVRDKFARLTQMATILNLEKVSEILDFWGENSGPMTWRLTPAEVRRVLGLRVDFKPEAISALKL, from the exons ATGGCGTCGCCCCTGTCCCTCGCGCCGCTCGAGGAGCCCCCGGAGGACGCGCTCTCCTCGATCCACTTCGGCGCCCCGGAGGCCCTCGCCCGCGTCCGCTCCCTCACCGACGTCGGCGCCATGACCCGCCTCCTCCACGAGTGCATCGCCTACCAGCGCGccctcgacctcgacctcgacgcCCTCCTCTCCCGCCGCGCCGACCTCGAccgccacctcctccacctccagcGCTCCTCCGCCGTCCTCGACATCGTCCGCTCCGACTCCGACCACATGCTCTCCAACGTCCGCGCCACCTCCCTCCTCGCCGACCAGGTCAGCGGCAAGGTCCgggagctcgacctcgcccagtCCCGCGTCGGCGACACGCTCCTCCACCTCGACGCGATCGTGGAGCGGAACGAGTGCATCGAGGGGGCGCGGCGGGCGCTGGACCGCGAGGACTACGAGTCCGCCGCCAAGTGCGTCGAGCGGTTCCTGCAGATCGACGCCAAGTACGGGCGGGATCCGCGCGGGTGGGACCAGATGATGGCCTCGAAGAAGCAGCTCGAGGGGATCGTGAGGAAGCGGCTGGCTGCCGCGGTGGATCAGCGGGATCACGCCACGGTTCTCCGCTTCATCCGGCTGTATTGCCCGCTGGGGTTGGAGGACGAAGGGCTTCAGGCGTACGTCGGCTACTTGAAGAAGGTGATTGGGATGAGATCCAGGATCGAGTTCGAGCAACTGGTGGAATTGATGCAGGATCAGCACAACAATCAGGTTAACTTCGTCGGGTGTCTGACCAATTTGTTTAAGGATATTGTATTGGCAATCGAGGAGAACAATGAGATTTTGAAGAGTCTTTGTGGAGAGGATGGTATCGTGTATGCGATCTGCGAGCTCCAGGAGGAGTGTGATTCACGGGGGTCGCAGATTTTGAAGAAGTATATGGAATATAGGAAATTGGGGAAGATATCTTCTGAGATCAATTCGCAGAACTTGAATTTGCTTGCCGTTGGAGCTCCGCAAGGGCCGGATCCCAGAGAGATTGAGTTGTATTTGGAGGAGATATTGTCCCTTATGCAATTGGGTGAGGATTACACTGAATTTATGCTTTCCAAGATCAAGGGATTGACTTCAGTTGATCCTGACTTGCTGCCACGAGCAACAAAGGCATTTAGGAGCGGGAGCTTTAGTAAAGTCGTGCAAGAAATCACTGGGTATTATGTGATTCTAGAGGGCTTCTTTATGGTGGAGAATGCGAGGAAGGCTATTCGGATAGATGAGCATGTTCCCGATAGCCTTACCTCTTCTATGGTCGACGATGTGTTCTATGTTCTTCAGAGCTGCTTGAGAAGAGCCATTTCAACTTCAAATATCAGCTCAGTTGTGGCAGTTTTGAGTGGCGCCTCTAGTTTGTTGAGCAATGAGTATCATGAAGCTTTGCaaatgaggatgagagagcccAACCTTGGTGCTAGGCTTTTCCTGGGTGGTGTTGGTGTGCAGAAAACTGGTACTGAAATAGCAACGGCCTTGAATAATATGGATGTAAGCAGCGAATATGTTGTCAAGCTTAAGCATGAGATTGAAGAGCAATGCACACAG GTATTTCCTGCCCCTGCTGACAGAGAAAGAGTGAAATCTTGTTTATCTGAGCTCAGTGAGATGAGCAACACTTTCAAGCAAGCTCTGAATGGTGGGATGGAGCAACTGGTAGCTACTGTGACACCGCGGATCCGTCCAGTGCTAGATAGTGTGGCGACTATCAGTTATGAGTTGTCAGAGGCTGAATATGCTGATAATGAGATAAATGATCCCTGGGTGCAGAGGCTGCTGCATGCCGTAGAGACCAATGTGGCATGGCTCCAGCCCTTGATGACTGCCAACAACTACGACTCATTTGTGCATTTTGTCATTGACTTCATCGTGAAGAGACTCGAAGTGATCATGATGCAGAAGAGATTTAGTCAGCTTGGAGGTCTTCAGCTCGACAGAGATGCAAGGGCACTCGTTAGTCATTTCTCGAGCATGACCCAGAGAACCGTCAGAGATAAGTTTGCGCGTCTGACTCAGATGGCTACAATCCTTAATCTGGAAAAGGTTTCCGAGATTCTAGATTTCTGGGGTGAGAATTCGGGACCAATGACCTGGAGATTAACTCCAGCTGAGGTGAGGCGAGTATTAGGTCTTAGGGTGGACTTCAAACCAGAGGCGATATCTGCTCTGAAGTTGTAA